The nucleotide window TCCAAGTGTTGGACAAAGTCCTAACATTAAAACGAATACTGGGTTTTCTTTAAATATTCCAGCTGTAAGTATTCCTAATTTTTTCATTATTTACTCACCTCATTTTGATAAGTATTTAATGCTTTTATAACTCCTGTATAAACAGCTTTAGGTGATATTGTAGCACCAGCAAAAGCATCTGTTGACTTATTGAATTCATAAGTTGCATCTTTACCTATCCAATGATCTTGCCAATCTTTTTCATTAATTTTTGCTCCTAATCCAGGAGTTTCTGAACTTGTAACTACATTTAAACCTGTTATTTTAGCATCATTATCTATTCCCACAACAAAGTTTATATCTCCACCATAACCTGGTTCCGCAACTGAAGCAACATATCCAACAACTTCTCCAGCTTCATTGAAACCTGGAATATATTGAATTCCTTCTGCTTCTTTTGCTTCATCTTCTTTAAAGCTAGCTGCTGTTGGTAAAACTTGTTTTCTAGCTTCGTTTACTATTTTTAAAGTATTATCTGCAATAACTTTACTTGTGAAACCATTAACTCCACCAAGTAAACCTGCTGATATAGCAGCTATTAGTCCTAGGACGATTCCAAAATGTATATATCTATTTTCCATTTGTGCTCACCCCACCAAATTTTTTAGGTCTTATATATCTATCTATCAATGGAACAACTCCATTCATTATTAAGATAGCATATGCAGTACCTTCAGGATATCCACCTTTCATTCTTATTAAAGATACTAACAGTCCTATTCCAAAAGCAAAAACTACTCTTCCTTTTGAAGTTGTTGGGCTAGTAACCATATCTGTTGCCATGAAGAATGCTCCTAGGAATAATCCTCCTGAGAATATTTGCATGAAAGGATCTGCTCCAAATGCCCATGTTAAAATAAATACTGTACCTATCATTGTTGCTGGTACTTTCCAATCTATTTGTTTCTTATATATTAAGTATGCTCCACCAAGTAATAGTGCTAAAGATGAAGTTTCTCCTAAACATCCTCCCATTTGCCCTAAAAAAGCATCAACATATTGGTTAGTATTTTCTATCAATGCATCTGATAGTGGAATTCCTCTTTTCATAGCATCCAAAACTGTTGCTCCTGCTTTTCCATCAAATGCAAATGTTGTTATTGCCACTGGCCAAGATGCTTGAACAAATGCTCTTCCTACTAGTGCTGGGTTGAAGATATTATGTCCTAAACCACCATAAACCATTTTACCTAATGTTATTGCAACTATATTTCCAACTACTACATATTGTAAAGGCATCATAGCAGGAACTACAAATGAAAATAATATCCCTGTTAATATAGCACTTCCATCAAATGCTTCTATATCTCTTTTTAATGCTTTTTGACATAGATATTCTGTAAGTATACAAGTCAAAACTGATACAGCAGTTAGTATCAAAGCTCTCACACCAAATGTATATACAGCCATAGCAAATGCTGGTATTAAGGCTATAACAACATCATACATCACTGACTCAACAGTTTCTGATGTTCTAATATGAGGAGCTGGTCCTGTTTTTAAAATTGTACTCACTTTTATCCTCCTTAATTAGTTTAATTTTACTTTTTCTTAGCTCTTAATTTAGCTTTTCCTGTTTTGATAGCCTCAGCTAAAGGTCTATTAGCAGGACAAATATAAGCACAAGAACCACATTCTATACAATCCATTAAATTATGACCTGCCATTGCTTCATATTCTTTTGCAGCTGCTAATCTGTCAAACATAAGTGGTGCAAGTCCCATAGGGCATGCAGATACACACTTAGAACAACTTATACAAGCTTTTGTCTTGTATGGTCTCATTTCCTCATTTGTTAAAGCTAAAAGTCCTGATGTTCCTTTTACTACAGTAGCTTCTTCTGTCATTTGAGCAAGT belongs to Fusobacterium periodonticum ATCC 33693 and includes:
- a CDS encoding RnfABCDGE type electron transport complex subunit D is translated as MSTILKTGPAPHIRTSETVESVMYDVVIALIPAFAMAVYTFGVRALILTAVSVLTCILTEYLCQKALKRDIEAFDGSAILTGILFSFVVPAMMPLQYVVVGNIVAITLGKMVYGGLGHNIFNPALVGRAFVQASWPVAITTFAFDGKAGATVLDAMKRGIPLSDALIENTNQYVDAFLGQMGGCLGETSSLALLLGGAYLIYKKQIDWKVPATMIGTVFILTWAFGADPFMQIFSGGLFLGAFFMATDMVTSPTTSKGRVVFAFGIGLLVSLIRMKGGYPEGTAYAILIMNGVVPLIDRYIRPKKFGGVSTNGK
- a CDS encoding RnfABCDGE type electron transport complex subunit G; translation: MENRYIHFGIVLGLIAAISAGLLGGVNGFTSKVIADNTLKIVNEARKQVLPTAASFKEDEAKEAEGIQYIPGFNEAGEVVGYVASVAEPGYGGDINFVVGIDNDAKITGLNVVTSSETPGLGAKINEKDWQDHWIGKDATYEFNKSTDAFAGATISPKAVYTGVIKALNTYQNEVSK